A region of the bacterium genome:
ACGTGATGCTGGCGGCTCTCCTGTGGGTGACGGGCTGCGGCATCGACAAGGAAAAAGGGATCCTCATGGCGGCCGGGTCGTATGGCGACCTGGCCGTCGTCGTCAACGACGACTCCATGCGGCCTCTCGCCAACCGTTTCCTCGCCGAGTTCAACACCGAAAAGGTCTTCGTGATCAAGCCGGAGACGGTCTTCCGGCCCGACATCTTCGGGCCCGACCGCTGGGAGATCGCCAAGGGCTACAAGAACGCCCTCTTCCTGATCCACATCGGGAGCGGCAGCGCCGAAAAGGAAGCCCGCAAACTCATGTCGGCCGATGCCTGGGAGCGGATCAGCGCGGGAGGCGGGGGCGTGGTGCAGGTCAAGGACCCCTGGTCCACCTACCAGCACCTGGTGGTCGTGGCCTCGCGCGACCGCAACAGCCTGGGCAGCATCCTGGCCCGGAATCGCGAGAAGATCCGCGAGATCTTCGACGAGACCAATCGCGACCGGATCCTGCGCCGCAATCGTCACGACGGGCTGCGCCTCGATCTGATGGACCGCTATTGGCAGGAGTTCGGGTTCTTCCTCGAGATCCCGGGCGA
Encoded here:
- a CDS encoding DUF4837 family protein gives rise to the protein MRGNANAIVTNVMLAALLWVTGCGIDKEKGILMAAGSYGDLAVVVNDDSMRPLANRFLAEFNTEKVFVIKPETVFRPDIFGPDRWEIAKGYKNALFLIHIGSGSAEKEARKLMSADAWERISAGGGGVVQVKDPWSTYQHLVVVASRDRNSLGSILARNREKIREIFDETNRDRILRRNRHDGLRLDLMDRYWQEFGFFLEIPGEYKQNQDRPDGFPGLELMRTGPSRGITISWQDSADPVRDVANFALLTRMREEMGARMHDEEIVAETLDWDEAVIGGVPGVKLEGAWNSTRFVGGGPFWCYFIPDEKHGRIWCIDLLAYAPGMDKMDFFRRLDAVASTFSTRRPQS